A genomic region of Micromonospora sp. NBC_01796 contains the following coding sequences:
- the ahcY gene encoding adenosylhomocysteinase yields the protein MNARLQEINGVEFAVADLSLAAAGRHQMRLAEHEMPGLMAIRREFADAQPLRGARVAGSLHMTIQTAVLIETLVALGAQVRWVSCNIFSTQDEAAAAVVVGPGGSVEAPGGTPVFAWKGETLEEYWWCTMQLFDFGDGQGPNMIVDDGGDATLLVHKGFEYEKTGAVPLPDDDDHVEYKLILQTLADSLATDNQRFTRVVGEMRGVTEETTNGVGRLYRLARSGQLLFPAINVNDSVTKSKFDNKYGIRHSLADGLNRATDVMLGGKLAVVCGYGDVGKGAAESLRGQGARVVVTEIDPICALQAAMEGLQVVELEDVVSTGDIFITTTGGTDIIMAEHMAAMKHNAIVGNVGHFDLEVDMAGLARTPGIERVEIKPQVHEWRFPDGHSIIVLSEGRLMNLGNATGHPSFVMSNSFTNQAMAQIELFTKPGQYAKDVYVLPKHLDEKVARLHLDALGVRLTTLTKKQAEYLSVDVEGPYKADHYRY from the coding sequence ATGAACGCACGACTGCAAGAGATCAACGGCGTCGAATTCGCGGTGGCGGACCTGTCGCTCGCCGCCGCGGGACGGCACCAGATGCGGCTGGCCGAACACGAGATGCCCGGCCTGATGGCGATCCGGCGGGAGTTCGCCGACGCCCAACCACTGCGCGGAGCACGGGTCGCGGGCTCACTGCACATGACCATCCAGACCGCCGTGCTCATCGAGACCCTCGTCGCCCTCGGCGCCCAGGTCCGCTGGGTCTCGTGCAACATCTTCTCCACCCAGGACGAGGCCGCCGCCGCGGTTGTCGTCGGCCCCGGCGGCTCGGTCGAGGCGCCCGGCGGTACCCCCGTGTTCGCCTGGAAGGGCGAAACCCTGGAGGAGTACTGGTGGTGCACCATGCAACTGTTCGACTTCGGCGACGGGCAGGGCCCGAACATGATCGTCGACGACGGTGGCGACGCGACGCTGCTCGTACACAAGGGTTTCGAGTACGAGAAGACCGGTGCCGTACCGCTGCCGGACGACGACGACCACGTCGAGTACAAGCTGATCCTGCAGACCCTGGCCGACAGCCTCGCCACCGACAACCAGCGCTTCACCCGGGTCGTCGGCGAGATGCGCGGCGTCACCGAGGAGACCACCAACGGCGTCGGCCGGCTCTACCGGCTCGCCCGCAGCGGCCAACTGCTGTTCCCGGCCATCAACGTCAACGACTCGGTGACCAAGTCGAAGTTCGACAACAAGTACGGCATTCGCCACTCCCTCGCCGACGGCCTCAACCGGGCCACCGACGTGATGCTCGGCGGCAAGCTCGCCGTCGTCTGCGGCTACGGCGACGTGGGCAAGGGTGCGGCCGAGTCGCTGCGCGGCCAGGGTGCCCGGGTCGTGGTCACCGAGATCGACCCGATCTGCGCACTACAGGCCGCGATGGAGGGGCTCCAGGTCGTCGAACTCGAAGACGTGGTGTCGACCGGGGACATCTTCATCACCACCACCGGCGGCACCGACATCATCATGGCCGAGCACATGGCCGCGATGAAGCACAACGCGATCGTCGGCAACGTCGGCCACTTCGACCTCGAGGTGGACATGGCCGGCCTGGCCCGGACTCCGGGCATCGAACGGGTGGAGATCAAGCCGCAGGTGCACGAGTGGCGCTTCCCGGACGGACACTCGATCATCGTCCTGTCCGAGGGCCGGCTGATGAACCTCGGTAACGCCACCGGCCACCCGAGTTTCGTCATGTCGAACTCGTTCACCAACCAGGCGATGGCGCAGATCGAGCTGTTCACCAAGCCCGGCCAGTACGCCAAGGACGTCTACGTGCTGCCCAAGCACCTGGACGAGAAGGTGGCCCGGCTCCACCTGGACGCGCTCGGCGTACGCCTGACGACCCTCACGAAGAAGCAGGCCGAGTACCTGAGCGTCGACGTCGAAGGCCCGTACAAGGCGGACCACTACCGCTACTGA
- a CDS encoding alpha/beta fold hydrolase: protein MAHRFRSFDGVEIAYQRWGTPDDTPPVVLHHGFVVDATTNFVGPGVVAALTDAGRWVVAPDARGHGASGKPHEPARYGEVAMARDLAALVDLLDVDRIDLVGYSMGAVVSALLASTDRRVRRLVLGGVGSAVVELGGLDTRAMPPGEVTRALLAEDPADIAALPGAPFRILADAVGADRLALAAQVAAVRTGRIPLDRITAPTLVLCGVEDHLASRPEVLADAITDGKLLVLPGDHLGVVRDPGFALAIVDFLGA from the coding sequence ATGGCCCATCGATTCCGGTCGTTCGACGGCGTGGAGATCGCCTACCAGCGGTGGGGCACCCCGGACGACACCCCGCCCGTGGTGCTGCACCACGGCTTCGTGGTCGACGCCACCACCAACTTCGTCGGGCCCGGAGTGGTCGCCGCGCTCACCGACGCCGGGCGCTGGGTGGTCGCCCCGGACGCGCGCGGGCACGGCGCGTCGGGCAAGCCCCACGAACCCGCCCGGTACGGCGAAGTCGCCATGGCCCGTGACCTCGCCGCGCTGGTCGACCTGCTCGACGTGGACCGGATCGACCTCGTCGGCTACTCGATGGGCGCGGTGGTGTCGGCACTGCTGGCCAGCACCGACAGACGGGTCCGCCGGCTCGTCCTGGGCGGCGTCGGGTCCGCGGTCGTCGAACTGGGCGGCCTCGACACCCGGGCGATGCCTCCGGGTGAGGTGACCAGGGCTCTGCTCGCCGAGGATCCGGCCGACATCGCCGCCCTGCCGGGGGCACCGTTCCGGATCCTGGCCGACGCGGTGGGCGCCGACCGGCTGGCGCTGGCGGCCCAGGTCGCCGCCGTACGGACCGGGCGGATTCCGCTGGACCGGATCACCGCGCCGACGCTGGTCCTCTGCGGCGTCGAGGACCACCTCGCCAGCCGACCGGAGGTGCTCGCCGACGCGATCACCGACGGAAAGCTGCTCGTGCTGCCGGGCGACCACCTCGGTGTCGTACGCGATCCGGGTTTCGCCCTGGCCATCGTCGACTTCCTGGGGGCCTGA
- a CDS encoding MBL fold metallo-hydrolase: MHRRSARRSLENMRRLDIDPGSIEAIVCSHGHFDHTTGLDGLIRALGGRVNLPVLIHPHFWHRRRMTLPGVEPRELPTTSRRALEGAGFTVVEERQPGFLFDGSVLITGEVPRTTGYEPGFPPQQAWRDGKWEPDPLVLDDQALIIDVRGKGLLVMTGCGHAGVVNISRYARRLTHDRPLHAVIGGFHLNGPVFEPLIPRVLTDLAELTPSVLLPAHCTGWRAQQAMAARFGDAFVPNTVGTALTLRAT; the protein is encoded by the coding sequence GTGCACAGGCGGAGCGCCCGGCGATCACTGGAGAACATGCGCCGGCTCGACATCGACCCGGGCTCCATCGAGGCGATCGTCTGCAGCCACGGGCATTTCGACCACACCACCGGGCTCGACGGGCTGATCCGCGCGCTGGGTGGCCGGGTCAACCTGCCGGTGCTGATCCACCCGCACTTCTGGCACCGCCGACGGATGACCCTGCCCGGTGTCGAACCCAGGGAGCTTCCGACCACCAGCCGGCGGGCGCTCGAAGGTGCCGGGTTCACCGTGGTCGAGGAGCGTCAGCCCGGTTTCCTGTTCGACGGATCGGTCCTGATCACCGGGGAGGTGCCGCGTACCACCGGATACGAGCCGGGTTTCCCACCGCAGCAGGCATGGCGCGACGGGAAATGGGAGCCGGACCCGCTGGTCCTCGACGACCAGGCACTGATCATCGACGTCCGCGGCAAGGGCCTGCTGGTCATGACCGGCTGCGGGCACGCGGGCGTGGTGAACATCAGCCGGTACGCGCGACGACTCACCCACGACCGGCCGCTGCACGCGGTGATCGGCGGTTTCCATCTCAACGGACCGGTGTTCGAGCCGCTGATCCCGAGGGTCCTGACGGACCTCGCCGAACTGACGCCCTCGGTGCTCCTCCCCGCCCACTGCACCGGGTGGCGGGCGCAGCAGGCGATGGCGGCGCGTTTCGGGGACGCGTTCGTCCCGAACACGGTCGGGACCGCGCTCACCCTCCGGGCGACCTGA
- a CDS encoding ATP-binding cassette domain-containing protein has product MTTPGSAIAVAGLRKSFGKQVVLDGIDLDVPEGTIFSLLGPNGAGKTTMVQILSTLISADGGDVRIAGHDLARNPDGVRGVIGVTGQFSAVDNLLTGEENLLLMADLRHLGRPAGRRLATDLLDRFDLAEAARKPASTYSGGMRRRLDLAMTLVGSPRVIFLDEPTTGLDPRSRRTMWEIIRDLVARGVTIFLTTQYLEEADQLADRIAVLDHGRLVAEGTPSQLKALIPGGHVELRFADANGLDTAARGLVESTRDDTGLTLRVPTDGSFRALRAVLDQLDRDSVEVDGLSLHTPDLDDVFLSLTGQADQKTEFVR; this is encoded by the coding sequence ATGACCACACCCGGATCGGCGATCGCGGTCGCCGGACTGCGTAAGTCGTTCGGTAAGCAGGTCGTGCTCGACGGCATCGACCTGGACGTACCCGAGGGGACGATCTTCTCGTTGCTCGGCCCGAACGGCGCCGGCAAGACCACCATGGTGCAGATCCTGTCCACGTTGATCAGCGCCGACGGCGGGGACGTACGGATCGCCGGCCACGACCTCGCCCGGAACCCGGACGGCGTACGCGGTGTGATCGGGGTGACCGGCCAGTTCTCGGCGGTCGACAACCTGCTCACCGGCGAGGAGAACCTGCTGCTGATGGCGGACCTGCGTCACCTGGGCCGCCCGGCGGGACGCCGCCTCGCCACCGACCTGCTCGACCGGTTCGACCTGGCCGAGGCCGCCAGGAAGCCCGCATCCACCTACTCCGGCGGGATGCGTCGTCGGCTCGATCTCGCGATGACCCTGGTCGGCAGCCCTCGGGTCATCTTCCTCGACGAGCCGACGACGGGCCTCGACCCGCGCAGCCGGCGCACCATGTGGGAGATCATCCGCGATCTGGTCGCCCGCGGGGTGACGATCTTCCTCACCACCCAGTACCTGGAGGAGGCGGACCAGCTCGCCGACCGGATCGCCGTACTCGACCACGGCAGGCTGGTCGCCGAGGGGACGCCGAGCCAGCTCAAGGCCCTGATCCCCGGTGGCCACGTGGAGCTGCGCTTCGCCGACGCGAACGGGCTCGACACCGCGGCCCGTGGGCTCGTCGAGTCCACCCGGGACGACACCGGCCTCACCCTGCGGGTGCCGACCGACGGCAGCTTCCGGGCCCTGCGGGCCGTACTCGACCAGCTCGACCGTGACTCGGTGGAGGTCGACGGCCTCTCGCTGCACACCCCCGATCTCGACGACGTGTTCCTCTCGCTCACCGGACAGGCCGACCAGAAGACGGAGTTCGTACGATGA
- a CDS encoding DUF4097 family beta strand repeat-containing protein, producing MPNFDTPGPISATIDLVVGRARITATDRGQTVVEVQPNDHANELDVKAAEQTRVEFTDGKLLVKAPKLRTLFSNKVGSVEVTVELPAGSDVRAYASLADFDTEGRLGECRFKTSLGNIGLDRTGALHAHTSSGRVTVGHITGNTEVTTHSGDVEIRVVDGQAVIKNSNGDISIGEVTGDLRSNAANGDISVDRALGAVTAKTANGNVRIGEVVRGSVVIESAAGDLEVGIRRGTAAWLDVRSVSGRVRNDLDTSEGPGGSDETVEVRARTYAGGILIRRSTIAPAG from the coding sequence ATGCCTAATTTCGACACCCCCGGCCCCATCTCCGCGACGATCGACCTCGTTGTCGGCCGCGCCCGGATCACCGCCACCGACCGCGGCCAGACGGTGGTCGAGGTCCAGCCGAACGACCACGCCAACGAACTCGACGTGAAGGCGGCCGAGCAGACACGGGTCGAGTTCACCGACGGCAAGCTGCTGGTCAAGGCGCCCAAGCTGCGCACGCTCTTCAGCAACAAGGTCGGGTCGGTCGAGGTGACCGTCGAGTTGCCCGCCGGCTCGGACGTACGCGCCTACGCCTCGCTGGCCGACTTCGACACCGAGGGTCGGCTCGGCGAGTGCCGGTTCAAGACCAGCCTCGGCAACATCGGGCTGGACCGTACCGGCGCGCTGCACGCGCACACCAGCAGCGGTCGGGTCACGGTGGGCCACATCACCGGCAACACCGAGGTCACCACCCACTCCGGTGACGTGGAGATCCGCGTAGTCGACGGTCAAGCGGTGATCAAGAATTCCAACGGTGACATCAGCATCGGCGAGGTTACCGGGGACCTGCGGTCGAACGCGGCCAACGGGGACATCTCCGTCGACCGGGCACTCGGCGCGGTGACGGCGAAGACCGCGAACGGCAACGTCCGCATCGGAGAGGTCGTCCGGGGCTCGGTGGTGATCGAGTCCGCCGCCGGTGACCTGGAGGTCGGCATCCGCAGGGGTACGGCAGCCTGGCTCGACGTGAGGTCCGTGTCCGGCCGGGTCCGCAACGACCTGGACACCTCCGAGGGGCCCGGCGGATCGGACGAGACCGTCGAGGTACGCGCCCGCACCTACGCCGGCGGCATCCTGATCCGCCGTTCCACCATCGCCCCCGCCGGGTGA
- a CDS encoding LysR family transcriptional regulator gives MSEVTGRGGRRSPRVRAARPSEYVILGGVELRHLEYFVAVAAERSFTRAAGRLHVVQSAVSSAISALERELGAVLFERGAQRFSLTDAGEALLPRARATLDAAQSARDAVNEVGRELHGSVAVGCLTGVGGIDFAGLLGEFHRTHPRVRLRLRAATWDGSAGLARSLVDGEVDVAFLGIGGRPFPHLRTRLLVRIPQVVVVPADHPLARQDSVTLAEVADEPFIDYPLGYANRTANDAAFRAAGLERVIGMEVTDVGVAADFASHGLGVTILPTHTVPRTPLCRALPVTDQSLEWSLHLATAEQRRVSSATAALMAMVDDHLTLPG, from the coding sequence ATGAGCGAGGTAACGGGGCGGGGCGGGCGCCGGTCGCCCCGGGTACGGGCCGCCCGCCCGTCGGAGTATGTGATCCTTGGCGGAGTGGAGCTCAGGCATCTGGAGTATTTCGTCGCGGTCGCGGCGGAGCGCAGTTTCACCCGCGCGGCGGGTCGGCTGCACGTGGTGCAGTCCGCCGTCTCGTCCGCGATCTCCGCCTTGGAACGTGAACTCGGCGCGGTGCTGTTCGAGCGCGGCGCGCAGCGGTTCTCGCTGACCGACGCCGGAGAGGCGCTGCTGCCCAGGGCGCGGGCGACCCTCGACGCGGCCCAGTCGGCCCGGGACGCCGTCAACGAGGTGGGCCGGGAACTGCACGGCTCGGTTGCCGTCGGCTGCCTGACCGGTGTCGGCGGCATCGACTTCGCCGGTCTGCTGGGCGAGTTCCACCGGACCCACCCGCGCGTACGCCTGCGGTTGCGGGCGGCCACCTGGGACGGTTCGGCCGGACTGGCCCGCTCCCTGGTCGACGGCGAGGTCGACGTCGCGTTCCTCGGCATCGGCGGCCGCCCGTTCCCGCACCTGCGGACCCGCCTGCTGGTACGGATCCCGCAGGTGGTGGTCGTACCGGCCGACCATCCGCTGGCCCGGCAGGACTCGGTGACCCTGGCCGAGGTGGCCGACGAGCCGTTCATCGACTACCCGCTCGGGTACGCCAACCGGACCGCCAACGACGCCGCGTTCCGGGCGGCCGGGCTGGAACGGGTGATCGGCATGGAGGTGACCGACGTGGGGGTGGCGGCCGACTTCGCCAGCCACGGCCTCGGCGTGACCATCCTGCCGACGCACACCGTCCCCCGGACACCGCTGTGCAGGGCGCTGCCGGTGACGGACCAGTCCCTGGAGTGGTCGCTGCACCTGGCGACGGCGGAGCAACGCCGGGTCAGCTCGGCCACCGCCGCGCTGATGGCGATGGTGGACGACCACCTGACCCTTCCTGGCTGA
- a CDS encoding TetR/AcrR family transcriptional regulator, producing the protein MGQADVPARVDGRTARAERTRAAIVEAHLALISEGDLRPTGERIADRAGVSLRTLWTNFKDMETLFEASGERLLQEQDAAYRRISPDLPLAKRVDAYCRQRARLLQLITPSARAAQMREPVSAQLHLNRLKHIDRVRDEVLDLFAAELDRAGAGRDELVNALVAASMWPAWSMLRDGLGLGVDKARAVMTRTVRALLTESKVS; encoded by the coding sequence ATGGGCCAGGCCGACGTACCGGCTCGGGTCGACGGGCGGACCGCACGCGCGGAACGTACCCGGGCGGCGATCGTCGAGGCGCACCTCGCGCTCATCTCCGAAGGGGACCTCCGGCCGACCGGTGAACGGATCGCCGACCGGGCCGGGGTGTCCCTGCGTACGCTCTGGACGAACTTCAAGGACATGGAGACCCTCTTCGAGGCCAGCGGGGAGCGCCTGCTCCAGGAGCAGGACGCCGCGTACCGGCGGATCTCACCCGACCTGCCGCTGGCCAAGCGCGTCGACGCGTACTGCCGCCAGCGCGCCCGGCTGCTCCAACTGATCACCCCGTCGGCGCGGGCCGCGCAGATGCGCGAACCGGTCTCCGCCCAGCTCCACCTCAACCGGCTCAAACACATCGACCGGGTACGCGACGAGGTGCTCGACCTGTTCGCCGCCGAACTCGACCGGGCCGGCGCCGGACGGGACGAACTCGTCAACGCCCTGGTGGCGGCGAGCATGTGGCCGGCCTGGTCGATGCTGCGCGACGGTCTCGGGCTCGGTGTCGACAAGGCCCGCGCGGTGATGACCCGTACGGTGCGAGCGCTGCTGACCGAGTCGAAGGTCTCCTGA
- a CDS encoding SDR family oxidoreductase — protein sequence MNTPHRVAIITGGSRGIGRESAERLAADGYAVVVNYAGNKVDADSTVAAITARGGNAIAVQGDVADETAVAAVFDAAEREYGGVDVVVHAAGIMPVSPLVDLDLDLLDRIIRTNLRGTFVVDQQAARRMRSGGAIINISSSISRFARPGYTAYAASKGGVEAITLILARELRGRDITVNVVAPGPTATQLFFDGKDEATLTRMAAEPPLERIGTSQDIAEIIVFLAGPARWINGQVLYANGGAI from the coding sequence ATGAACACCCCCCACCGCGTAGCGATCATCACCGGTGGCTCCCGTGGCATCGGCCGCGAGAGCGCGGAACGGCTGGCCGCCGACGGGTACGCCGTCGTCGTGAACTACGCCGGCAACAAGGTCGACGCGGACAGCACGGTCGCCGCGATCACCGCCAGGGGCGGCAACGCGATCGCCGTACAGGGTGACGTCGCCGACGAAACCGCGGTCGCCGCGGTCTTCGACGCGGCCGAGCGCGAGTACGGCGGCGTTGACGTGGTGGTCCACGCGGCCGGCATCATGCCGGTCAGTCCGCTGGTCGACCTCGACCTCGATCTGCTGGACCGGATCATCCGGACCAACCTCCGGGGCACCTTCGTGGTCGACCAGCAGGCCGCCCGCCGGATGCGCTCCGGTGGCGCGATCATCAACATCTCCAGCTCGATCAGCCGGTTCGCCCGGCCCGGCTACACCGCCTACGCCGCGAGCAAGGGCGGGGTGGAGGCGATCACCCTGATCCTGGCCCGCGAACTGCGCGGTCGGGACATCACCGTGAACGTGGTGGCGCCCGGCCCGACCGCGACCCAGCTCTTCTTCGACGGCAAGGACGAGGCGACCCTGACCCGGATGGCGGCCGAGCCGCCGCTGGAGCGGATCGGCACCTCGCAGGACATCGCCGAGATCATCGTCTTCCTCGCCGGTCCGGCCCGCTGGATCAACGGCCAGGTGCTGTACGCCAACGGCGGCGCCATCTGA
- a CDS encoding ABC transporter permease — protein sequence MTTLSYAAHDSATMLRRNLKRMVRYPSLTMFVIGGPLVFLLLFVFVFGGTLGAGLGGTSGGRAEYLRYVVPGILMMTVAGTAQGTAISIAMDMTEGIVARFRTMAISRAAVLTGHVVGAMLQTLLAIVVVIGVALLLGFRPSAGPVEWVAAFGVLTMITLAVTWLAVGLGMAAKSVESASNSPSILLLLPFFGSGFVPTDSLPVGLRWFAEYQPFTAVIETLRGLLTGGPIGNNAIIAAAWCLAITVLGYLWALRSYNRDPAR from the coding sequence ATGACCACCCTCTCCTACGCCGCGCACGACTCGGCGACCATGCTCCGGCGCAACCTCAAGCGCATGGTGCGCTACCCGTCCCTGACGATGTTCGTGATCGGTGGGCCGCTGGTGTTCCTCCTGCTGTTCGTCTTCGTCTTCGGCGGCACCCTGGGGGCGGGACTCGGCGGCACCTCGGGTGGGCGGGCGGAGTACCTGAGATACGTCGTCCCCGGCATCCTCATGATGACCGTGGCCGGTACGGCGCAGGGCACGGCGATCTCGATCGCCATGGACATGACCGAGGGCATCGTCGCCCGGTTCCGTACGATGGCGATCTCCCGGGCGGCCGTACTGACCGGGCATGTCGTCGGGGCCATGCTCCAGACACTGCTCGCCATCGTGGTGGTGATCGGGGTGGCGCTGCTCCTCGGCTTCCGGCCCTCGGCCGGCCCGGTCGAGTGGGTCGCGGCGTTCGGCGTGCTCACGATGATCACTCTCGCGGTCACCTGGTTGGCGGTTGGTCTGGGGATGGCGGCCAAGAGTGTCGAGAGCGCCAGCAACTCCCCCTCCATTCTGTTGCTCCTCCCCTTCTTCGGCAGCGGATTCGTGCCCACCGACTCCCTTCCGGTGGGGCTGCGCTGGTTCGCCGAGTACCAGCCGTTCACGGCGGTCATCGAGACCCTGCGCGGACTGCTGACCGGGGGTCCGATCGGCAACAACGCCATCATCGCCGCCGCCTGGTGCCTCGCCATCACCGTGCTCGGCTACCTGTGGGCGCTGCGGTCGTACAACCGGGACCCGGCCAGGTGA
- a CDS encoding helix-turn-helix transcriptional regulator yields MQITTLRGRIAERHAVAGLLDRAARGNGGALLFHGPPGMGKTTLLGYARTIATEATVLAATGLAEESALAYAGLQRLVEPVLDHTATLPTSLARVLARALAGGGCPASDRFALAMAVRGLLVAAGRDRPVLCTVDDVELLDPPSTDALTFAARRLRDQPVAVFFGAGPDTALGGIPARHLDGLDDTTSVELLADLLPEPLPARVAAALVALAAGNPQALADLAAALTPAQRRGDEPPPATLAPDSVLRRRYRQRLAGLPPDTRWLLLLAALDDELDASTLVRAAQASGMVIDALTPAELSGLVRVDTHRVHFAHPLVRAIVHDEAPLARRRTGHLRLAGVLDGERERLRRAVHLAAAAVGPDPDLAAELERAAASGGGGYATASAALERAAQLTPEPAAAATRLVTAARYAWLAGRPRRARELLGGLVGGPLGQAGVPSPDSLIPEVPGAVPVGPELLGTVQLLRGEMELRAGSAAVAIEILLAAGDLLADHRPDLALTALVRAGEAASFVGDDRRFDELARRAAALRHPVESPATELMSDHVVGFGAMLRGDHGLAVPALRRVVALATRLDDAAALAVASADSLLLADDRGAHRSASRAAELARTTGQVALLPRVLELRACAEYWLGPDEVAIETAREGLRTARDTGQDNCAATHLGLLAVFAAIAGDHRACGRWLGELGEGPDGESRPRALGQWALGVLDLTAGRCDDAVTRLAGLADPVTGHGQILIQMMALPYLVEAAARCADPGPALVALAVFDQWANNTGDPARRAISARCHALLAPRGSDEAEAAFRTALLLHPAAGSEFERARTELLFGKELRRSRRPRDAREYLHSAWESFVHLGTQVWAAQAIAELRAAGEAVEASAVPVTGALTAQQLQIARLVAEGATNREVAARLFLSTRTVDHHMRNIFSRLGIRSRTDLVRVMSS; encoded by the coding sequence GTGCAAATAACCACCCTCCGTGGCCGGATCGCGGAGCGACACGCGGTCGCGGGCCTGCTCGACCGGGCGGCCCGGGGCAACGGCGGAGCGCTGCTCTTCCACGGTCCACCGGGAATGGGCAAGACCACCCTGCTCGGGTATGCCAGGACCATCGCCACCGAGGCCACCGTGCTGGCCGCCACCGGCCTGGCCGAGGAGAGCGCACTCGCGTACGCCGGGCTCCAGCGCCTGGTCGAGCCGGTGCTCGACCACACCGCCACCCTGCCCACCTCGCTCGCCCGCGTCCTCGCCCGAGCCCTCGCCGGTGGGGGCTGCCCCGCGTCGGACCGGTTCGCCCTCGCCATGGCGGTACGCGGCCTGCTCGTCGCCGCCGGCCGGGACCGGCCCGTGCTCTGCACCGTGGACGACGTCGAACTGCTCGACCCACCGTCGACCGACGCGCTGACCTTCGCCGCCCGACGACTGCGGGACCAGCCGGTCGCCGTCTTCTTCGGTGCCGGACCGGACACCGCGCTCGGCGGCATCCCGGCCCGGCACCTCGACGGCCTGGACGACACCACCAGCGTCGAACTCCTCGCCGACCTGCTACCCGAGCCGCTGCCCGCCCGGGTTGCCGCCGCCCTCGTCGCGCTCGCCGCCGGCAACCCGCAGGCGCTCGCCGACCTCGCCGCCGCGCTCACCCCGGCGCAGCGCCGGGGCGACGAACCGCCACCCGCCACCCTCGCCCCGGACAGCGTCCTGCGCAGGCGCTACCGCCAGCGGCTGGCCGGTCTGCCGCCGGACACCCGGTGGCTGCTGCTGCTCGCCGCCCTCGACGACGAACTGGACGCGTCCACCCTGGTCCGGGCCGCCCAGGCATCCGGGATGGTGATCGACGCCCTCACCCCGGCCGAGCTGTCCGGCCTGGTCCGGGTCGACACCCACCGGGTCCACTTCGCCCACCCCCTGGTACGGGCCATCGTGCACGACGAGGCGCCGCTGGCCCGGCGACGTACCGGGCACCTGCGACTGGCCGGGGTCCTCGACGGTGAACGGGAACGGCTGCGCCGGGCGGTCCACCTCGCGGCGGCGGCGGTGGGCCCGGACCCGGACCTCGCCGCCGAACTCGAACGGGCAGCCGCCAGCGGCGGAGGAGGTTACGCCACCGCGTCGGCGGCGTTGGAGCGGGCCGCGCAGCTCACCCCCGAACCGGCCGCGGCGGCGACCCGGTTGGTGACCGCCGCCCGCTACGCCTGGCTCGCCGGGCGCCCCCGCCGCGCCCGGGAACTCCTCGGTGGACTGGTCGGCGGGCCGCTCGGGCAGGCGGGCGTACCGTCTCCCGACTCGCTCATCCCGGAGGTGCCCGGAGCCGTCCCGGTCGGGCCGGAACTGCTCGGCACGGTTCAACTCCTGCGCGGGGAGATGGAACTGCGCGCGGGCTCCGCCGCGGTGGCGATCGAGATCCTGCTCGCCGCCGGGGACCTGCTCGCCGACCACCGACCCGACCTCGCGCTCACCGCCCTGGTCCGGGCCGGTGAGGCGGCCAGCTTCGTCGGCGACGACCGCCGTTTCGACGAACTGGCCCGCCGCGCCGCCGCGCTGCGCCACCCGGTGGAGTCACCGGCCACCGAGCTGATGTCCGACCACGTTGTCGGGTTCGGTGCGATGCTTCGCGGCGACCACGGGTTGGCCGTACCGGCGTTGCGGCGGGTGGTCGCACTCGCGACCCGACTCGACGACGCGGCCGCGCTGGCGGTGGCGAGCGCGGACAGCCTGTTGCTGGCCGACGACCGGGGCGCCCACCGGTCGGCCAGCCGCGCCGCCGAACTGGCCCGCACCACCGGGCAGGTCGCGCTGCTGCCCAGGGTGCTGGAACTGAGGGCGTGCGCGGAGTACTGGCTCGGCCCGGACGAGGTGGCAATCGAGACCGCCCGGGAGGGACTGCGTACGGCACGGGACACCGGGCAGGACAACTGCGCCGCCACCCACCTGGGCCTGCTCGCGGTCTTCGCCGCCATCGCGGGCGACCACCGGGCCTGCGGCCGTTGGCTGGGAGAGCTGGGGGAGGGACCGGACGGTGAGAGTCGACCCCGGGCCCTGGGCCAGTGGGCGCTGGGCGTACTCGACCTGACCGCCGGCAGGTGCGACGACGCGGTCACCAGGCTGGCCGGGCTGGCCGACCCGGTCACCGGGCACGGCCAGATCCTCATCCAGATGATGGCCCTGCCGTACCTGGTCGAGGCCGCCGCCAGGTGTGCCGACCCCGGACCGGCGCTCGTCGCCCTCGCGGTCTTCGACCAGTGGGCGAACAACACCGGGGATCCGGCCCGTCGTGCCATCTCGGCCCGGTGCCACGCCCTGCTGGCGCCGCGCGGCAGCGACGAGGCCGAGGCGGCGTTCCGTACGGCGTTGCTGCTGCACCCCGCCGCCGGCTCGGAGTTCGAGCGGGCGCGTACGGAGCTGCTCTTCGGCAAGGAACTGCGGCGCAGCCGGCGGCCCCGCGACGCACGGGAGTACCTGCACAGCGCGTGGGAGTCGTTCGTGCACCTCGGTACGCAGGTGTGGGCCGCGCAGGCGATTGCCGAGTTGCGGGCGGCGGGGGAGGCGGTCGAGGCGTCGGCGGTGCCGGTGACCGGGGCGCTGACCGCCCAGCAGTTGCAGATCGCCCGGCTGGTGGCCGAGGGTGCGACCAACCGGGAGGTGGCGGCCCGGCTGTTCCTGTCCACCCGAACCGTCGACCACCACATGCGCAACATCTTCAGCCGGCTCGGCATCCGGTCCCGGACCGACCTGGTACGGGTCATGTCGTCCTAG